Proteins co-encoded in one Lepeophtheirus salmonis unplaced genomic scaffold, UVic_Lsal_1.4 unplaced_contig_3987_pilon, whole genome shotgun sequence genomic window:
- the LOC121131289 gene encoding brachyurin-like, translating into MRTLVYLAIIASALANPKYPDICGLENNPLVDSKIVGGQEAARHQFPWLASIYTFGSCTGSILDESWIITAKHCVKTDGVASVLVGVHSIANGADEPNRQNRKSSEIHVSSSGDFALIKLESPLEFNEYVRPVCIPTRADANETFVGESTTITGWGANGSDKVNYPELYYAKGVKVMQCGWPENIICTDANPGKSICFGDSGGPLNYEMEDGKYMQIGINQWSTNGECDGGINGYARITSHLDLIQEITGMVIE; encoded by the coding sequence ATGAGAACATTAGTATACTTGGCTATTATTGCATCTGCTTTGGCTAATCCTAAATATCCAGATATTTGTGGATTGGAAAACAACCCTTTAGTGGATTCGAAAATCGTTGGAGGACAGGAAGCAGCAAGGCATCAGTTTCCATGGCTAGCTTCTATATATACCTTTGGTTCTTGTACTGGTTCTATTTTGGATGAAAGTTGGATCATCACTGCTAAACATTGTGTGAAAACTGATGGTGTTGCCTCAGTTCTTGTTGGGGTTCATAGCATTGCAAATGGGGCAGATGAACCAAATAGACAAAACCGAAAGAGTTCCGAAATTCACGTATCATCAAGTGGAGACTTTGCCTTAATCAAATTGGAGAGCCCCTTGGAATTCAATGAATATGTCAGACCCGTTTGCATACCAACACGTGCAGATGCTAACGAGACCTTTGTTGGAGAATCAACGACCATAACAGGATGGGGTGCCAATGGTTCTGATAAAGTAAATTACCCCGAATTATACTATGCTAAAGGTGTAAAAGTTATGCAATGTGGTTGGCCAGAAAATATTATCTGTACTGATGCAAACCCAGGAAAATCTATTTGTTTTGGTGACAGCGGTGGCCCTCTTAACTACGAAATGGAAGATGGAAAGTATATGCAAATTGGCATCAACCAATGGAGCACTAATGGTGAATGTGATGGAGGTATCAATGGATATGCACGTATCACATCACATCTCGACCTTATTCAAGAAATAACTGGAATggttattgaataa
- the LOC121131288 gene encoding protein FAM200B-like — MSESTVKKLKIRNYNEDFIWFGFVSVDSKPKCLECCATLTNDSMKKVNLEDHQKSKYPLSVAKTLKPSYLVSEIIAKIGPPQAYGEKLVKPALLPCVNEVLGKHATSTLSQIPPFK; from the exons ATGTCAGAATCAActgttaaaaagttaaaaattaggAATTACAATGAAGATTTTATCTGGTTTGGCTTTGTATCTGTAGACTCAAAACCTAAGTGCCTAGAATGTTGTGCCACCTTGACAAATGATTCCATGAAGAAAGTCAACCTGGAGGACCACCAGAAATCAAAGTATCCATTGTCTGTTG CAAAGACACTCAAACCTAGTTATTTGGTCTCTGAAATTATTGCCAAGATTGGACCACCTCAGGCTTATGGTGAGAAGCTTGTCAAGCCTGCTTTGCTACCTTGTGTAAATGAAGTTCTAGGAAAACATGCTACATCTACGCTGAGTCAAATTCCCCCTTTCAAATGA